The Flaviramulus sp. BrNp1-15 genome includes the window AATTAGATAAAAGTCTTGTTTTAGAATTTCAGTCTGGAAATAAAAATGCATTAACAGAGTTGGTTAAACTTTGGCATAAAACATTTTGTGAAAAGGCTTTTTGGTTGGTTAAAGATGCAGATGTTGCAAAAGATATTGCACAAGATAGCTGGCGAACTATTATTGATAAAATTAATGATTTAGAAAAACCAGAAAGTTTTGGAAGTTGGGCATTACGAATTGTGTATACAAAGTCTTTAGACTGGATTAATACTAATAAAAGAATTGATAACCATTTGCAGAAGTATAAATATGAGAAAAAAGAAATAACGATTGATGACAATTCTGATAACGAAACATTAAAAAACACCCTTTTTGAAACCGTTAAAAAATTACCAGAGCACCAACAGCTTGTAATTAGGTTGTTTTATGTAGAAGATTATTCATTAAAAGAAATAAGCGAAATATTAAAAATATCTGTAGGAACAACAAAATCAAGGTTGTTTCATGCCAGAGAAAAATTAAAACAAACATTAAAATATAAAGATTATGAAAACTAATATGGAAGACATTGACAAATTAATTAAAGAAACCTTAACCCAAGAAGAAGCCAAATTTTATGAAGAATTAGGCGAGCAAGGACTTTTAGGTAGTTTTAAAAGTATTTTTAAAGGAAAAGATTCTTGGCTAGTAATTATTATGAATATTGTTAATATTCTAGTTTTTGGTTTATTAATTTATTGCATTATTCAAACATTTGAAGTTCAGGACACAAACGAACTTATTATTTGGATAGCGTTGATTTTTGTTTGTTTTATGGTTATGGGAATGATAAAATTATATGTTTGGATGAAAATAGATAAAAACACCATTTTAAGAGAAATGAAGCGTTTAGAACTGCAAATTTCATCATTATCTGGACGAATGTCTAATTAAGATTTTTTGAAGCAAGTAATATTTAGTAATTTGCAAGCCCTAGGGATGATTTCTTTCCCACGCTGAATTTTCGATACTTCGAAAGGATAAAGGTAGATAAGGAATGGTTATTTTATCAATTTAAATTCAATTAAAATGGCTGTTTTAGACCAATTAACTTCGCAACAAGCGATAGATTTAGAAAACAAGTACGGAGCCCACAATTATCACCCACTACCAGTTGTATTAACTAGAGGAGAAGGTGTGTATGTTTGGGATGTAGAAGGCAAGCAATATTACGATTTTTTATCGGCTTACTCCGCAGTAAACCAAGGGCATTGTCACCCAAAAATTGTTAATGCTATGGTGCAACAAGCACAAACATTAACGCTAACATCCAGAGCATTTTATAATGATATGCTTGGAAAATACGAAAAATTTGCATGCGAGTTTTTCGGATTTGATAAACTTTTACCAATGAATACAGGTGCAGAAGCTGTTGAGACTGCTTTAAAACTTTGTAGAAAATGGGCTTATGAAGTAAAAGGAATCCATGAAAATGAAGCTGAAATTATTGTTTGTGAAAATAATTTCCACGGAAGAACAACAACAATTATTTCATTTAGTAACGATCCTGTAGCGCGTAAAAACTTTGGACCTTATACAAAAGGATTCATTAAAATTGAGTATGACAATTTAGTAGCTTTAGAAGAGACTTTAAAAAATAATCCTAATGTAGCAGGATTTTTAGTAGAACCTATTCAAGGTGAAGCAGGTGTTTATGTTCCAAGTGAAGGTTACTTAACAAAAGCAAAAGCTTTATGTGAACAATATAATGTATTATTTATTGCTGATGAAGTACAAACAGGAATTGCTAGAACTGGACGTTTATTAGCTACTTGTGGAAATTGTTCTTGTATTAATAAAAATTGTTCGAGTTCACCTGATGTTAAACCAGATGTTTTAATACTTGGTAAAGCTATAAGTGGAGGCGTTTATCCTGTATCTGCAGTTTTAGCAAATGATTCTGTAATGAATGTAATAAAACCAGGTAATCACGGTAGCACTTTTGGAGGAAATCCTGTTGCAGCAGCAGTTGCTATAGCAGCTTTAGAGGTTGTAAGAGATGAAAAACTTGCAGAAAATGCTTCAGTTTTAGGCGAATTATTTAGAGCCGAATTAAACAAGTATATAAAAACCAGTAAAATAGTTAATTTAGTTCGTGGTAAAGGATTACTAAATGCAATTGTGATTAATGAAGATGAAGATAGTAATACAGCATGGGATATTTGTTTAGCCTTACGCGATAATGGTCTATTGGCAAAACCTACTCATGGTAATATTATTCGATTTGCACCACCTTTAGTTATGACTGAAGAACAATTATTAGACTGCGTAAGTATTATAATTAAAACACTTAAGCAATTTGAAAAATAATAGAAAGCAATAAGTAAAAATAATAAATTTATATGGAAGAAAAATCAGCATTTGATAGTTTTGAACTAGAAGTTAATGAAGAGATAAAAGGTTTTTTAAAAGAAACGTCTTCATGGACTTATTTTTTATCAATAATTGGATTTATAGGACTAGGTTTTATGGTTTTAGGAGGCGTAGTTATGAGTTTTGCTGGTAACTTTAATAAATTCCCTGGAGACATAGCTTATGGAGTAGGTTATTCAGTAGGAGTGGGGCTAGCTTATGTGTTTTTTGCTTTAATTTATTTTTTCCCAATTTTATACTTGTTTAAATTTTCAAAAAACATAAAAAAGGCTTTAAGTTTAAATAATAATGACAATTTAAAAATGGCTTTTTCAAGTTTAAAATCTCATTACAAGTACATGGGTATTTTTGTTATTGTTATAATAAGTTTATATATATTAATAATTATAGGAGCTTTAGCAGGAGCTTCATTTTTATAAATTAAAAGGATTTGAAATAAAAAAAGCGACCACTTTGGTCGCTTTTTTTATGCAGTGTAATTTATTTTTTATTGACTTTGTTGCCATTGCTCCATCATTTCTTGAGATTGTCTCATAAGTTCATCCCATCCTACAGTGTAAATTCTGTAAATGCTCATAACAAAATACAAAAGGTTTATTATTAGTATAACCAAAGCAACAATTTTTGCTGTATCCATGGCTTTAATGCTAGCAGGTTCAAAATTTTCTGGGTTTAGTTTAGCTTCTTTTAATTTACTTGTTGCTATAAAAAAGGCAATACCAGCAAGAATAAATCCTAAACCGGCAAAACAGCAACACAATAGACCTAAAATAGCTAAAACGTAGACAATAGTTGGGTTGAGTTTTTGTTGTTCCATGTGTTATTTTTAAATGGTTAGTTTTATAATATAGCTTATTACAATTGTAATTACTGTAAGAATTGCAAGTGCGCTAATTACTATATTAGAATTTTTAAATTTAAAGAAAATATTTATGGCAATAGCTAAAAAAAGTGCAATTAAGCTATAAATAGCAGGATACATATGAAAAGCTGCAATAAATTCACCTTGAAAAATTAAGGATAGAGCACGTTGCATACCACAACCCATACACTCAAAACCAAGTAGTTTTTTATTTAAACAAGGTATCATGTATTCTTCCATAAATTGAAAATAATAAAATATTAAATACTAAAATACTAAAAGCTAAAAAGAAGTAACTAAGTGAAGTTTTATTTTTTGTTGCTAACCACTATTTTTTTTGTAAAAACTTGATTTTCTGCTGTATCGATTTTTATAATATACACACCATCGCTAAGTGATTTTGTAGAGTAAGTATATTCTTCTTTAAATGAATTTATAACATCAGTTATTACTTGTTTGCCCGTAACATCATAAAGGTTAAAGTTTTTGATGTTTAAATTATTAGAATTTACAAGCTTTAATTGAGATATTTTGTTGTTTTGAAATACTTTAAAATCAATGATTTCCTTAGTCTCCTTATTTAAACTATTTTTCGCAAAAGTAATTTCAAATCTATTGTTATGAATACCTTCATTTAAAATGACTTTAAGAGTACCGTTTTTAATATCTGTGTATGTGTTGGTTTCATTATCAAAAACATAAACATTAACCTCATTTGGTATGTTATTCAATTTGTGAATTTTAACACTGAATAAAGTATTGTTGTTGGAAGCTTCAAACCCTAAAGGTAATCTGGTAGTTTCATCATACTTAATAGATTTGATAACCAATTCTTTGTCTTCAGAAATTAGATACGCATCAGAACCTAATTCATTTATATTTTTACCGTCGTAAAATTTATTATATGTGTTATTATCTGGAGTACTTTCTCTAAATGCTATAACATTTTCTTTATAAAAGGTATTATTTATATGTGTGTGAAGTCTAATTTCCGGAATAATGGTAGGGTTTTCAAAAATAGTTTTGTAGTCTACACCATTATGAGACATAACCACAATTTCTTCTTCGGTATTATTTGTTTTAGACTTACTATTCTTTGAAAAAATCGAACCGTTACCTGCTGGATTAGAATCTTCTGGTAAATATAATCGCATGGAGTTATCAAAAGTAACATTTCCGCCAGCTCCAACACTTTGCACTACAAAACCTTGACCAACAGCAGCATAACGTCTGGAGTTATTAGTGCTAAAATCTGTAGTATTTCCTGTGGTGTTACCACTTGGGCTACCATCGCTATTATAAGCTTCAAATGGTGCAATGGTGTAAGTTCCATTATCTGCTAAATTGCCTAACGCACCAGGTGTATAAACACCATAACCACCTTCATAGTCAGCTAAATTATGTGAACTTTTTATTTTCTGTTCCCAAAAAAATATTTCACCACTTATATTTGTTTGATTAGTTGCAGAATTTACAAAAAACAGTTTTAAATCTAAAGTGGAAGGGTATGGGTTTCCTGTTAAGGTTTCAGCTGTATTAGGTGTTCCAGAGCTTGGTTGATCATCTACACCATCAAAAGTACAACTAACCGTTATAGTACCATTATTTGGTCTGCCTCTAAAATCTAAAACATTATTTGCATTTGGGCTTCCTTTTAAAGTAAAACCATATCCTGTGCCAACAGCACCAGTATCAAAAATTTGATTCCAACTATAATATCCTTCGCCATTTATAAAGGTGTACATCCAGTAATTAGAAAGTGCTGTAGCAGTTCCGTTATATCCAGTAATAAATGTGTATGCGCTAGAATTTACATTAGTTAAGTCTAATTCATCTGCTGGATCGTGAATATTGGTACCATCAAAGTCTACATTAGCTTGTGTGGTGCCATCAACACTAACACCTACAGGTGAGCTCCAATAATTATACTCATAAATTCCTGTGGTTTGATTTTGATATATTGAAAACTCGCCAGCATCAGAGTTTTTTGTGTCAGTATTTTGAATAAGTTGTGCATCGCCTCTAAAATATAGATTAGATGTTGGTGTTTCAAGCCTTATATCATCATTTACAAATACAACTACGTCTCTAGCATATAAATAACTATTGTTATCTACATATAAATCTTGACTGAAAATAAAATTTACAGTTAATAATAGAAGTAAAAAAGTAGGTCTATTGGGCATTGTAAATAATTACATAATATGACATACAAATATATGATTTTTTAGCAGATAAGCCTTATAAAGTTAATTATGCCTGCTTTTAATTACATTATAACGATAAAATTAATTGATGCTAATTATAAAAAATTTAATTGTTTTTGGTGTAATTTTGTGTTTTAATTAGGCGTAATGAAATATTTAAATTATATATTAATAATTATAGGAGCTATAGTAGCTATGTATGCTAAAACAGGTACAGAACAAAACCAATATGTATTAATTGGAGGTATTGTTTTACTTATGATTGGTGTTTACAGGCTTTCAAGAACAATACCAAGTAAAAAAAATCAAGAAGATTTAGATAATTCCGAAAAATGATTAATTATGGCTCTTAAGGTTGGAGACTACGTTTTAGTTTTAGATGAAGATTTGTCTGGTGTTGTTAAGAGTATAAACGGAAATATAATTTCTATTGAAACAGAAGATGGCTTTCTTTTAGAATTTAGAAGTGATGAATTAGTGAAAAACGATAAGAAGCAATCATTATCATCTGAAATTTTTTCTAACTCAAGTCTAGCTGATGTAGTTTCTGAAAAAGAATTACCAAAAC containing:
- a CDS encoding CCC motif membrane protein gives rise to the protein MEQQKLNPTIVYVLAILGLLCCCFAGLGFILAGIAFFIATSKLKEAKLNPENFEPASIKAMDTAKIVALVILIINLLYFVMSIYRIYTVGWDELMRQSQEMMEQWQQSQ
- a CDS encoding DUF2752 domain-containing protein, whose amino-acid sequence is MEEYMIPCLNKKLLGFECMGCGMQRALSLIFQGEFIAAFHMYPAIYSLIALFLAIAINIFFKFKNSNIVISALAILTVITIVISYIIKLTI
- the rocD gene encoding ornithine--oxo-acid transaminase; amino-acid sequence: MAVLDQLTSQQAIDLENKYGAHNYHPLPVVLTRGEGVYVWDVEGKQYYDFLSAYSAVNQGHCHPKIVNAMVQQAQTLTLTSRAFYNDMLGKYEKFACEFFGFDKLLPMNTGAEAVETALKLCRKWAYEVKGIHENEAEIIVCENNFHGRTTTIISFSNDPVARKNFGPYTKGFIKIEYDNLVALEETLKNNPNVAGFLVEPIQGEAGVYVPSEGYLTKAKALCEQYNVLFIADEVQTGIARTGRLLATCGNCSCINKNCSSSPDVKPDVLILGKAISGGVYPVSAVLANDSVMNVIKPGNHGSTFGGNPVAAAVAIAALEVVRDEKLAENASVLGELFRAELNKYIKTSKIVNLVRGKGLLNAIVINEDEDSNTAWDICLALRDNGLLAKPTHGNIIRFAPPLVMTEEQLLDCVSIIIKTLKQFEK
- a CDS encoding RNA polymerase sigma factor: MRKKLDKSLVLEFQSGNKNALTELVKLWHKTFCEKAFWLVKDADVAKDIAQDSWRTIIDKINDLEKPESFGSWALRIVYTKSLDWINTNKRIDNHLQKYKYEKKEITIDDNSDNETLKNTLFETVKKLPEHQQLVIRLFYVEDYSLKEISEILKISVGTTKSRLFHAREKLKQTLKYKDYEN
- a CDS encoding DUF5362 family protein: MEEKSAFDSFELEVNEEIKGFLKETSSWTYFLSIIGFIGLGFMVLGGVVMSFAGNFNKFPGDIAYGVGYSVGVGLAYVFFALIYFFPILYLFKFSKNIKKALSLNNNDNLKMAFSSLKSHYKYMGIFVIVIISLYILIIIGALAGASFL
- a CDS encoding T9SS type A sorting domain-containing protein, with translation MPNRPTFLLLLLTVNFIFSQDLYVDNNSYLYARDVVVFVNDDIRLETPTSNLYFRGDAQLIQNTDTKNSDAGEFSIYQNQTTGIYEYNYWSSPVGVSVDGTTQANVDFDGTNIHDPADELDLTNVNSSAYTFITGYNGTATALSNYWMYTFINGEGYYSWNQIFDTGAVGTGYGFTLKGSPNANNVLDFRGRPNNGTITVSCTFDGVDDQPSSGTPNTAETLTGNPYPSTLDLKLFFVNSATNQTNISGEIFFWEQKIKSSHNLADYEGGYGVYTPGALGNLADNGTYTIAPFEAYNSDGSPSGNTTGNTTDFSTNNSRRYAAVGQGFVVQSVGAGGNVTFDNSMRLYLPEDSNPAGNGSIFSKNSKSKTNNTEEEIVVMSHNGVDYKTIFENPTIIPEIRLHTHINNTFYKENVIAFRESTPDNNTYNKFYDGKNINELGSDAYLISEDKELVIKSIKYDETTRLPLGFEASNNNTLFSVKIHKLNNIPNEVNVYVFDNETNTYTDIKNGTLKVILNEGIHNNRFEITFAKNSLNKETKEIIDFKVFQNNKISQLKLVNSNNLNIKNFNLYDVTGKQVITDVINSFKEEYTYSTKSLSDGVYIIKIDTAENQVFTKKIVVSNKK
- a CDS encoding LPXTG cell wall anchor domain-containing protein produces the protein MKYLNYILIIIGAIVAMYAKTGTEQNQYVLIGGIVLLMIGVYRLSRTIPSKKNQEDLDNSEK
- a CDS encoding DUF6768 family protein, yielding MKTNMEDIDKLIKETLTQEEAKFYEELGEQGLLGSFKSIFKGKDSWLVIIMNIVNILVFGLLIYCIIQTFEVQDTNELIIWIALIFVCFMVMGMIKLYVWMKIDKNTILREMKRLELQISSLSGRMSN